The sequence TCAAAATTAAGATGAAAAAAAATAGACTTTCGTCAAGGCGAAAATCCACCCATATTCTCACATTGTTGCCTACAACTGTCCAAAATTAgcaatagaaaacactaaaacaacaaaaaatgtgaGATTGATTCGTGAAGTGAGTCCCAACGAGCGTTccagaaatgtatgcaaaaaattgtGAGTGCAAAACTAGAAGATTGAAATGCTAAGCTAACCACCTAAGAAAACACAAGATTCGACCACACTCGTGATAAAGATGCTAGAAGGGAATTTCGAaagcaaatgataaacaataaaATTCCAAACTCTCTTGAAACCCTTGATTTGGTTGTCTTTTGGTTTGATGTGTGCTCACTATGTTGCAGATGACTTTCGCTCCATGATGGTTGATGCAAGatgttgattatgctaaaatgtgaTACTGAATGGATGCTAAAATGATATGGCTATGCAAATGATGAGTGAATAATTCAATATTACAATGGTGTGATAGCATGAAAGTGGATGAACTGGAAGGAAAATGGAGGGGATTAAATAGGCCACACTAGGAGAAGAGAAGGCTTGAAAAAGAGACACGTGTCCTTGAGAAGATAAAGTGTCATAGAGAGGAATAacaagtgtccttgagaagggcaagcGTCATGGAGAGGAATGACAAGTGTCCTGAAGGACACATGTTTATTTGGGAGAGAAACACCCAAATAAAAAGATTCATtcccaaatattaggatatttaggaGTGTACAAATATGGGGAGGAAAGAGGTTAGAAGGGATAATGTTGACTAAAACCGAAGGTCAATTAATAGGTTGAGTTAGAGGAAGAGTTAGATGAGGGTTGGAGGAGGGTtggagttaggagacatgtggggaagtaaaattaattaattccataatGGAAAAGGAGGAAAAGGACAAAAGTttaattaaatagtcaaattatgcatttgatttatttaatagaagggagtgaatttaattaattacatgatttatgattgtcaaataattacTTAAAAagggactatagcataattaataatattaattagcTAGGAGGgaatactaattaattaaataatgcataattatttaatttaagagcattcgggatagctaaattcaattaattacattaatcaaatttaggtgtctacaacttatAACAAAGGTTTTAGGTCCACATCAACAAACTTTTCGTTGAGTTATCTAAAAAGGCCCAAAAGAGAATGGTAGTTATTTGCTATGTCTATTTTATTGGTGTGatgatatgacataatatgattAGTTACTTTTTAGATCTAACAAATACGTTTCTTTCAATTATCGATACTTATGatcaacaataatattttttaaatcacaactacAAGTATgatattattaaaaatagtaagCATTGAATCAATATAACAACTATTAGAATACACTCAACTACTCCACCTCTTCCCTAAAAGGTTGAAAgagaaataaaacatgaattccATTACACAAACTAAAAAAACTAGTCAATATTTGACCAAACTAAGTATGaaactaaaacaaaataaaatatctaGTGTGACAACATAGCCATATTAAACATCATTTCATAATACACTCAAAATTAAATGATAATTGACATTCTTATACAAatttaacaattaaaaatattaaaattgaatttaaTGGTATATAATTTCTCAACAATCTGCTCTTCTTGCAATAAGCTCtactattttatattatttctcttttttAATAACAACTTTCTATGTCTCCTACTTATAGCTAAGATTTTAGATCCACATCTTTCTTGCAATAAGCTCtactattttatattatttctcttttttAATAACAACTTTCTATGTCTCCTACTTATAGCTAAGATTTTAGATCCACGTCATCAAATataatatcacatcaacatcatttttgttgaggtgtccaagaGGACAAAAATAAATACCAATAGTTATGCACTAAATCATGTTTTATTAGATCACAGATGTGGCATTACATTATTTATTACTTTTTAGACTTGaagaatacatttcattcaattattaggAATATATCAACACTATCAATTTTATAGTCTAAGTCCTAATACTATAAATTAAAAATGTAGACATTGAAATCAACAAATATTATAGCAATTATTAAAATATGCTCCAACTATTCAATGACCGtccttgaaaagaagaaagaaagataaattcCATCTCATTTCATAAAACTCATAAGAGGATAAATTCCATTCCATTTCACAAAACACAAAATTTACTCAACTTCGATCAAACAAAATGGAAAATGAACCCGATGTGACGATATAATCATATTTAAAATGAACCGAAACTAAATGACAATTGATATAGATTACAAATTTAATCATTATAAATATTAAACTTCAATTCACATTAATGTCATTAAATTTCCATAATCCATGCAAATAACGTTTGTAGTTTTTGTATTTGATTGTGTGATATTTTGTCCATCATCGTTTCTTTGGATCACATTCCATGTTCCATCTAATTGAATTCTCTTTCATCATGTTGATGGATCACACAATGTGATCCACAATATTGGACAAAatatcacacaatcaaatccaaaaccatgaacattattaaattcacatttcattttagTATTTGTCATCTTTTCATAAAAGTTTGAACTACTACTCTTTATAATAGTTGATGGGCTTTATATCCCAACTTAACTTAAATATTTAATCACAACATTTCCCCAAAATATATGTAGGGTGATCAACATTCAGTGCAAGAATATGTATCAATGAAAGACTAAATTAGATATGTAGAAGGGAGTACATAAAGTGGAAAGGGCTcctagaagatttttttttttaacaatgcaCAAAGCAATTACAAGAAtaaaagcaatgaatagataggtaATAGGAAAGGAAATCCAGAATATAAAGAATTTCAACATATTCATTAGGTGAAAGGATTGAATAGTTGAACACCtaacttcacacttctcaaaattTTACATGACAATTTTAGATCATTCccatttttttacagcagcttactaaGTATATTACCTCCTTAGAGCAAGGTTCTAAATCCAAATAACCAAATATGAttccacatcagcatgttttttgtTGAAATGTCAAAAAgagtttaaaaattaaaatagttgTGCACTAAACCATTGTTTAATTAGTACACTAATGTGAAATCACCTAATTTGTTGCTTTTCAGATTTAAGAAATATCATTTTACTAAAACACAAATACTACTTCACTTTAAACAAACATATTAGTGTGGCAATGTAACCATATTACAAAAATGAACTCAATGTGACAATATAACAATGTAACCATATTACAAAAATGAACTCAATGTGACAATATAACCATTATAAATATAAACTTTAATTAACATAAATGCtctgagatttccacaatccatgaaaaTGATGTTTGTAGTTTCTAAAATTTGATTTTGTGTAATAATTTATGTCATATTAGGGAAATGCACTCAATGTGACAATATAACCATTATAAATATAAactttaattaacattaaaactattagatttccacaatcagTAAAAATGTTGTTTGTAGTTTCTAAATTTGATTGTGTAATAATTTGTCCATCAAAAAAACCCATGATCCATCTTACATCTCCTTGAACTCTCTTTCTTCTTAATGATAGACTACACCTTATTGGTGGACCAACCAACCATTAATGAACAAAatatcacacaatcaaatccaaaaactataAACATTATTGAATTCACATTAAAATGTTTCTTTATTTTCATTAAAAATCTGAACCACTACTCTTTACAATAGTCCAATCATTTACCATCTTAAGATAATATCTACATTTCATTTTAGCATTTGTCATCATTTATACACTGACTTGAGCTCGACTTTTTTTATAGTACAATACTTTACCATCTTAAGATAACAATACCCACCATATTCGCATGTAAAGCTACATTTTGAGACATGTACAGCTCTATTCTTGAGACCACAAGATATAGCTATACATATTCCAAGCAGTAGATAAATCATTACACAATGACAGATTAATCTATATAATAAATGAAAACAGCTTGTGTAAGATCTCAAACTCTATTAAGCCCAAACTATAGATTATATTAACCCAAAAAAAACATTTGGACACAACTGAGACATGCATTCATCAACTGAACATCACATACTGAAGCCAGATAACTATATTCATATAAGTCAGAGGCATATATATTCTAAAAGCCTTAAAACAGTTTTAAGTTCATACATAGTAAACAAACTCTGGACAGATACAACAAATACTACCACAACAAAAACTCACTCAAGAGTCCAATACCCATACGCCCAGTAGAACTGAACAATACAAAACATGTAACCTAAACTATATAGGCCAGAGTGAAGGCCGCCATAGTGATATAACAGCATATGATTTCTTCAACAGTAAGCTCTGCACTTCTTCTTACAGTCCAGGGtgcatcctcctccaccaccaccacctcctcctctaggTCCCCACTTTCCACCAGACTTGAAGCACTTACTAGGGCAAGTCAGCTTCTTCTGATAACAAGGCCCCTTCTCACTACACACAACAGATGGCCTTGAAACACCACCTCCGCCAACTACTCCACCAACAACTCCTCCCCAGTTGCTCGGAATACCAGGTACCCCATATCCTACTCCAAACCCAAAGTCATTTCCACCTCCAGATGTTGGGGGGCTGCCAGTTTTAGCAGGTGTCGTCCTGGAACAACCCACAAAAACAAGTTCCAACAAAACCACCCATATGAAACACAGCAGATATATATTACTCTTTCCCATACTGTTATCTATGTTGTTTCTGAAAACTACTGAACATCTATAGGCTGTTAAATAGGCAGACCCAGAGCTCAACTATTTTGTTTCTGTATTGCCATCCAGCCGTCATGCTCTTAAGCTTTGTGGCAAGTCGGTGCACGGATTtattaaagaaaaagttgaatttGCAGGGGGAAAACAGTAATTGAACCGTATTAAATATCGTGCATTGAATGTTTCGTCTACTTTCACTCACCAATGTGTCATCATCTCAGAGATTTGGATATTTAGCTGTCAACAAAGTCAGATTGGCATTAATGTCGTTTGTTGACTTAGGCCCTAGAAGTTTCCCTGGTTGGCTGATTTGAGCTTTCCCTTGTTGTAAATTAGTTGGAGAAGGTGTTCTAAGAGAAAATTCCCTCCATACACAGAGAACGGAAGAATTAATAGGTTGTTTGACAGTATTAATAGAGGCGCAACGACCCCTACCTGTGCGCTAGAATTTCACATGGACGTAATGAATGGCAGTGCAGGGTGAAGTGGAATCCCGGATTTGGCCTTCtcgacaaaagaagaaattgacatTGATTGTTCTATAGGATTTATTGGTGATATTTAAGAATAGGTGATCTTGGGCGTGACAGGAGATTGTAACTTGATTCTAGTAGGTACTCCGTATGCACCTCTTTAACAGAAGCATTTGTTTCCTTGTATGTTATTTCAACGTGGACATGTTTTAACTTTTCAATTTAAAAAGGCCTGGGTGGTGGTAGTAGTAGTATTAGGGGTTCagttatttttttatgatataatagTAGTTTATTGGAACATGTTAATTAAAAGTTCATAAAATAAATATCTATTGTCTCTTCTATTACTCTCGGCCACTGTTGAACTCATGCAACTGGCATAATTGATTATGAAATTAGCCAATACATTACAAGTATTGATTACGAAATTAGCCCGAATTTCAGACTGCTAGGTTGTTGTTTTTTCTACATCATTTCTCCTTGACAGTCCCATGACTGTCTTCATTTCTCCTTGACAGTCCCATGACTGTCTTCTTTTTGTAGATCTTTTCcatattttcaatttaaaaaaaaaatatatatatatatatatagtaattgaGAAAAaagttatttaattagattaactgtattttttttatgtaatttgcattcattcaaaaaaaaatagCACAAGATTATTGGGTCATTTGTGAATAGATATTGGATCAGTTGTGAAAATTTTGTGGTGGGCAAAGAGAATGGTTAACAAGGCAATAGAGAATATGTACCAGACGTTCATCGTAACTActcaaaagccaaaacaatagctataagcttttaagtcacatacaaagagaacaaaaaaaattataaaaatccgATATATCTTTTAAGAACTTAGAGTACGTAAAGTTGGCTATAATGACTATGGTAAATGTTTATAATAGCAATGGAGCTTTCTAAGTTCAGTttgtattgatttttttaattatggtAAGATTTTGTTAGGATAACAACTTTTTGAGTGATATTTTTAATTATAAGATGGTGTTACAAAGTAGTACAAGCAAATTAgaattaaatttaatgaaaaataaacaTATTGCTTATTACGAAACAGTTGTAGAAGATATATAATTTATTGTCCATTATGTATTTACAATTAATGTTTGGAGGTGTAATTTATCAACATGTTTAATGAGAAGTGTCCTTAAAACAAAAATTTTAAAGATTCGACCAAAACTTGATCATAAAATCCCTACTAGTTGAACAAAAAATATCATTGCTGCTAGAGCAATTACATATTCttgtttaaaatataatttatatgaaCTTAAATTATCTCAATACATTTTGGTAATCATATATCTTATTACATCTAACATATGTATCCAACGCAAATTACTCAatggtatgtgcaccaagatggtgaacaaaaagggggatataagtggccactttttttttttgaaattggttAAATCTGAATGTACGGGAGCACTTTGAGACTcatgcactcaaaatttgaagataccaaaagaaGAAGAATTGCAGTACTTAGAACTACTAAAGTTTCtcaaaaatggataagattaagagggtcaaatccttctcg is a genomic window of Cryptomeria japonica chromosome 7, Sugi_1.0, whole genome shotgun sequence containing:
- the LOC131041718 gene encoding putative glycine-rich cell wall structural protein 1, with translation MGKSNIYLLCFIWVVLLELVFVGCSRTTPAKTGSPPTSGGGNDFGFGVGYGVPGIPSNWGGVVGGVVGGGGVSRPSVVCSEKGPCYQKKLTCPSKCFKSGGKWGPRGGGGGGGGGCTLDCKKKCRAYC